The Vibrio nitrifigilis genome window below encodes:
- the tilS gene encoding tRNA lysidine(34) synthetase TilS, whose product MTELYSYFAEQLGNIAPNKAVVAFSGGVDSHVLLTLLAQYRDTHKIDCLAVHVHHGLSAHADDWAEQCVCWGKKVGIPVVVEKVSLDFSSGQSLERVAREARYAALSKHVSHGDCLLLGQHADDQIETFLLALKRGSGPKGLSSMGALGPFAQGQLLRPLLGVTRSEIEAFAHEHHLEWVSDESNQDERFDRNFLRHQIVPLLTQRWSGFHQAVLRSAELCAQQELLLEELLADKLDQALYSDGSLSIEKLQDCTEQVRLQLCRYWLKQLNQPMPSRQHTEMIWYEVALASLDANPILTLGQYDIRRFQQRLYCVAHQRDISQWSDRLTLEQPVVLPDSLGSLQLIRTGKGQIALPKECKSVDIIFDPTGLSACPYGRVGSRKLKKLYQEYGVPSWLRRRLPILLYQQQVIAIAGLFVSRDFYGQECELIWDKSAHNVANFT is encoded by the coding sequence ATGACCGAACTCTACTCTTATTTTGCAGAACAACTGGGTAATATTGCGCCAAATAAAGCGGTCGTTGCTTTTAGTGGCGGAGTAGACTCTCATGTTCTTTTAACTCTGCTTGCTCAGTATCGTGATACACATAAGATCGATTGTTTAGCCGTACATGTTCATCATGGACTCAGTGCTCATGCCGATGATTGGGCAGAGCAGTGTGTGTGCTGGGGTAAAAAGGTTGGTATTCCGGTTGTTGTTGAAAAGGTGAGTTTAGATTTTTCGTCCGGACAGAGCTTAGAGCGTGTGGCTAGAGAGGCTCGATATGCCGCGTTATCTAAGCATGTATCTCATGGTGACTGTTTATTGCTTGGCCAGCATGCCGATGATCAAATTGAAACGTTTTTGCTCGCGTTAAAACGCGGCAGTGGCCCTAAAGGGCTTTCTTCCATGGGAGCCCTAGGGCCTTTTGCTCAGGGGCAGTTGTTACGTCCTTTATTAGGTGTGACTCGCAGTGAAATTGAAGCATTTGCTCATGAGCATCATCTAGAGTGGGTAAGTGATGAAAGTAATCAAGATGAGCGCTTTGACCGGAATTTCTTGCGTCATCAGATTGTACCTTTATTAACGCAGCGCTGGAGTGGCTTTCATCAAGCCGTACTGCGCAGTGCTGAGTTGTGCGCTCAACAAGAGTTATTACTTGAAGAGTTACTGGCCGATAAACTGGATCAGGCGCTCTATTCAGATGGCAGCTTATCGATTGAAAAATTACAAGATTGTACTGAGCAAGTGAGACTTCAATTATGCCGCTATTGGTTAAAACAGCTAAATCAACCAATGCCAAGCCGGCAGCATACTGAAATGATATGGTATGAAGTGGCGTTAGCTAGCCTAGATGCCAACCCCATATTAACCTTAGGTCAGTATGATATTCGTCGTTTTCAGCAGCGTTTGTATTGCGTTGCACATCAAAGAGATATTTCGCAGTGGTCTGATCGGCTAACGTTAGAGCAGCCAGTCGTATTACCCGACTCTTTAGGTAGCTTACAACTGATTCGCACAGGAAAGGGGCAAATAGCATTGCCGAAAGAGTGCAAGTCAGTGGATATTATTTTTGACCCGACTGGTTTGTCTGCTTGTCCATATGGCCGAGTTGGAAGTCGCAAATTAAAAAAATTATATCAAGAATATGGTGTGCCAAGCTGGTTACGTCGAAGGTTACCTATTCTACTTTATCAACAACAAGTTATCGCCATAGCAGGATTATTTGTTAGCCGTGATTTTTATGGTCAGGAGTGTGAGCTCATCTGGGATAAATCTGCACATAACGTGGCAAACTTTACATAA
- a CDS encoding endonuclease/exonuclease/phosphatase family protein yields MRKRYLFFSSLLLIGSGVSSFLTIFSIPKHPQLLTINDEGEEQPLVCYQGHPEQAVDRAGQLNVLVWNIYKQNRDNWAQALTQYSQQADLLFLQEASMTEPLKNWISANNWDGAQANAFRVLGESTGVLNLSKVMPKLACAYTEVEPWLRLPKSGIYAEYPLSNGETLASVNLHAVNFTYGTAEYEAQIERLLERLGHHRGPIILAGDFNSWSSRRMHILTQAFHKIGLEEVSFSPDNRVTFFNGLALDHVFYRGLDLVNAEAPKSDASDHNPLQVAFRLR; encoded by the coding sequence ATGAGAAAACGTTATTTATTCTTTTCTAGTTTGCTGCTAATAGGCTCTGGTGTTAGCAGTTTTCTGACCATTTTTTCTATTCCTAAACACCCTCAATTACTTACCATCAACGATGAAGGTGAGGAGCAGCCACTCGTCTGTTATCAAGGTCATCCAGAACAGGCGGTCGATAGGGCTGGTCAACTCAATGTCTTAGTCTGGAATATTTACAAGCAGAATCGCGACAATTGGGCGCAAGCGTTAACTCAATACAGCCAACAGGCGGATTTATTGTTTCTACAAGAAGCGAGTATGACCGAGCCTTTAAAAAATTGGATTTCTGCTAATAATTGGGATGGTGCCCAAGCCAATGCATTTAGGGTTCTTGGTGAATCGACTGGGGTGCTTAACCTTTCGAAAGTGATGCCCAAGCTCGCCTGCGCTTACACTGAGGTAGAACCTTGGTTACGTTTACCTAAATCTGGTATCTATGCTGAATACCCATTAAGTAATGGAGAAACATTAGCGAGTGTCAACTTGCATGCGGTTAATTTTACGTATGGCACGGCCGAGTACGAGGCGCAAATTGAACGTCTATTAGAGCGATTAGGACACCATCGAGGACCTATTATTCTTGCTGGTGATTTTAATAGTTGGAGTTCAAGACGCATGCATATCTTGACGCAGGCTTTTCATAAGATTGGTCTTGAGGAAGTGTCGTTTTCTCCCGATAACCGCGTGACCTTTTTTAATGGTTTAGCTCTGGATCATGTGTTTTATCGAGGATTAGATTTAGTTAACGCTGAAGCGCCGAAAAGTGATGCATCCGATCATAACCCATTACAGGTGGCGTTCCGATTACGCTAA
- a CDS encoding c-type cytochrome — protein MRVFTLSLAIMSTVFAGYAMAGDIAAGQKKAAGCLGCHGANGVAVIPGYPSLKGQNEQYLVSSMQAYKNKQRKGGLANMMQAQMSILSNDDIENLAAYFASLK, from the coding sequence ATGAGAGTATTCACGCTAAGTTTAGCAATTATGAGCACGGTATTTGCAGGTTACGCAATGGCTGGTGATATTGCAGCGGGACAGAAAAAAGCGGCTGGCTGTTTAGGTTGCCATGGTGCGAATGGTGTCGCTGTTATTCCGGGATATCCAAGTTTAAAAGGTCAAAACGAGCAGTATCTTGTGTCTTCGATGCAAGCTTACAAGAATAAACAGCGTAAAGGCGGCCTAGCAAATATGATGCAGGCGCAAATGTCGATTTTGAGTAATGATGATATTGAAAACCTAGCTGCGTATTTTGCGAGTTTAAAATAA
- the glnB gene encoding nitrogen regulatory protein P-II, giving the protein MKKIEAIIKPFKLDDVREALADVGITGMTVSEVKGFGRQKGHTELYRGAEYMVDFLPKVKLEIVVGDDVVDQCVDTIIEVAQTGKIGDGKIFITEVERIVRIRTGEEDEEAI; this is encoded by the coding sequence ATGAAAAAAATTGAAGCGATTATCAAGCCGTTTAAACTTGATGACGTTCGCGAAGCATTAGCGGATGTTGGTATTACGGGTATGACAGTATCAGAAGTGAAAGGTTTTGGTCGTCAAAAAGGTCATACTGAGTTATACCGTGGCGCTGAATATATGGTGGATTTTCTACCTAAAGTAAAATTGGAAATCGTCGTGGGTGACGATGTGGTTGATCAGTGTGTTGACACCATTATCGAAGTTGCTCAGACTGGTAAAATTGGTGATGGCAAAATCTTCATCACAGAAGTGGAACGTATCGTACGTATCCGTACTGGTGAAGAAGATGAGGAAGCTATCTAA